The following are encoded together in the Panicum virgatum strain AP13 chromosome 6K, P.virgatum_v5, whole genome shotgun sequence genome:
- the LOC120712954 gene encoding dapper homolog 3-like isoform X2 — MPPGGGASCLGGGLATRALRLRASPRHARCFLALLRAPLHRGGLRGGAARPARRRGLRRRDRQRRWHASPRRGGPAAAAAPPRRLPRLPRPRHLAVLPTPSLPPELPPAVVGRIRALPHGATAAAAVEAPSRRARRWRVASGQPSPGGPHPHRDQWLQYNLITLLHQEAEERKNVMKDPNSVVPAAFVSFRSRWGASVCAQTKHTSNPTVWLTEWAPEPRDVYWNNLSIPFISLTIRRFIKGNS, encoded by the exons ATGccccccggcggcggagcttccTGCCTCGGTGGCGGCCTCGCCACCCGAGCGCTCCGCCTCCGGGCTTCGCCGCGCCACGCTCGGTGCTTCCTAGCGCTGCTCCGCGCGCCTCTCCatcgcggcggcctgcgcggcggcgcggcgcggcctgcgcggcggcgcggcctgcgTCGGCGAGACCGGCAGCGGAGATGGCATGCGAGCCCGCGGCGGGGCggaccggcggccgcggcggctcctcctcgccgtcttCCTCGGCTCCCTCGACCCCGGCACCTCGCCGTCCTCcccactccctccctccctcccgagcTCCCTCCGGCGGTGGTTGGCCGGATCCGTGCCCTCCCGCacggggccacggcggcggcggccgtggaggcCCCCTCCCGCAGGGCGCGGCGATGGCGGGTGGCCTCCGGTCAGCCGTCACCTGGTGGCCCTCATCCCCATCGCGACCAGTGGCTGCAGTACAACCTAATCACCTTGCTGCATCAG GAAGCTGAAGAGCGTAAAAACGTCATGAAGGATCCAAATTCAGTTGTGCCAGCAGCATTTGTTTCATTTCGCTCCCGTTGGGGTGCATCAGTCTGTGCTCAGACCAAACATACTAGCAATCCAACAGTCTGGTTGACTGAATGGGCTCCAGAACCTCGTGATGTTTACTGGAATAATCTATCAATCCCATTTATTTCCCTCACCATCAGGAG GTTCATCAAAGGTAATTCATGA
- the LOC120712954 gene encoding dapper homolog 3-like isoform X1, with the protein MPPGGGASCLGGGLATRALRLRASPRHARCFLALLRAPLHRGGLRGGAARPARRRGLRRRDRQRRWHASPRRGGPAAAAAPPRRLPRLPRPRHLAVLPTPSLPPELPPAVVGRIRALPHGATAAAAVEAPSRRARRWRVASGQPSPGGPHPHRDQWLQYNLITLLHQEAEERKNVMKDPNSVVPAAFVSFRSRWGASVCAQTKHTSNPTVWLTEWAPEPRDVYWNNLSIPFISLTIRRLIIDVHSSSLTSFMSFQ; encoded by the exons ATGccccccggcggcggagcttccTGCCTCGGTGGCGGCCTCGCCACCCGAGCGCTCCGCCTCCGGGCTTCGCCGCGCCACGCTCGGTGCTTCCTAGCGCTGCTCCGCGCGCCTCTCCatcgcggcggcctgcgcggcggcgcggcgcggcctgcgcggcggcgcggcctgcgTCGGCGAGACCGGCAGCGGAGATGGCATGCGAGCCCGCGGCGGGGCggaccggcggccgcggcggctcctcctcgccgtcttCCTCGGCTCCCTCGACCCCGGCACCTCGCCGTCCTCcccactccctccctccctcccgagcTCCCTCCGGCGGTGGTTGGCCGGATCCGTGCCCTCCCGCacggggccacggcggcggcggccgtggaggcCCCCTCCCGCAGGGCGCGGCGATGGCGGGTGGCCTCCGGTCAGCCGTCACCTGGTGGCCCTCATCCCCATCGCGACCAGTGGCTGCAGTACAACCTAATCACCTTGCTGCATCAG GAAGCTGAAGAGCGTAAAAACGTCATGAAGGATCCAAATTCAGTTGTGCCAGCAGCATTTGTTTCATTTCGCTCCCGTTGGGGTGCATCAGTCTGTGCTCAGACCAAACATACTAGCAATCCAACAGTCTGGTTGACTGAATGGGCTCCAGAACCTCGTGATGTTTACTGGAATAATCTATCAATCCCATTTATTTCCCTCACCATCAGGAGGTTGATAATTGATGTGCATTCTTCTTCCTTAACTTCTTTTATGTCATTCCAATAG